The [Bacillus] selenitireducens MLS10 genome includes a region encoding these proteins:
- the rpsD gene encoding 30S ribosomal protein S4, translating to MARYTGPSWKLSRRLGISLSGTGKELSKRPYGPGQHGPNSRRKVSEYGLQLQEKQKLRHMYGMNERQFNTLFEAAGKLQGIHGENFMILLESRLDNLVYRLGLARTRRQARQLVNHGHVTVDGKRVDIPSYRVAPGQSISLREKSRNLDVVKSAIEMNDFLPSYLEFDAEKLEGKFARYPERSELPAEINEQLIVEWYSR from the coding sequence ATGGCTCGTTACACAGGACCAAGTTGGAAATTATCCCGTCGTTTGGGTATTTCCCTCAGTGGCACAGGAAAAGAATTATCAAAGCGTCCTTATGGACCAGGACAACACGGCCCGAACTCACGTCGTAAAGTATCTGAATACGGACTGCAGCTTCAGGAAAAGCAGAAGCTCCGTCACATGTACGGCATGAATGAGCGTCAGTTTAACACATTATTTGAAGCAGCAGGTAAGCTTCAGGGGATCCACGGTGAGAACTTCATGATTCTTCTTGAATCACGCCTTGACAACCTCGTTTACCGCCTGGGCCTCGCCCGTACGCGCCGTCAGGCACGTCAGCTCGTTAACCACGGTCACGTAACTGTTGACGGCAAGCGCGTTGACATCCCGTCTTACCGCGTAGCACCGGGACAGAGCATCTCACTCCGCGAGAAGTCACGCAACCTCGACGTCGTGAAATCCGCGATCGAAATGAACGACTTCCTGCCAAGCTATCTTGAATTCGATGCTGAGAAACTTGAAGGTAAGTTCGCCCGTTACCCAGAGCGTTCTGAGCTTCCAGCTGAAATCAATGAACAGCTTATCGTTGAGTGGTACTCACGTTAA